A region from the Paraburkholderia youngii genome encodes:
- a CDS encoding DUF427 domain-containing protein: MSDASTSAERPDGHTIVIRDNGHRVRVIHGGVTMADTQAALTLSETGLADVFYFPREHVNMARLERSTHTSHCPFKGDASYFHLRTEDGVIENAVWCYEAPFEQVSRIKGYLAFYASRVDRIDQTS, encoded by the coding sequence ATGAGCGATGCGTCGACATCTGCGGAACGGCCGGACGGCCATACCATCGTGATTCGCGACAACGGCCATCGCGTGCGCGTGATTCACGGCGGCGTGACGATGGCCGACACCCAGGCTGCGCTGACGCTATCGGAGACCGGCCTCGCCGACGTGTTCTATTTCCCGCGCGAGCACGTGAATATGGCCCGGCTCGAACGCTCGACGCACACGTCGCATTGCCCGTTCAAGGGCGACGCGTCGTACTTCCATCTGCGCACCGAAGACGGCGTGATCGAGAACGCGGTGTGGTGTTACGAAGCGCCGTTCGAGCAGGTCAGTCGCATCAAGGGCTATCTCGCTTTTTACGCATCGCGCGTCGACCGCATCGATCAGACGTCCTGA
- a CDS encoding CoxG family protein, which translates to MELNDALRIPLPPSEVWDALQDLALLRASLDNCESFVRLAHGEYALTMTVPLGPLRAHYQAHAHVAGQDSGPADAQRRTINFKARAEGIGALRGQIEVRLRADDGRERGTRIDYTLWATSSGPLAELPTRQLENALRQIADDFFAEFDAVVRAKHGKGPNRARGTAPRRQYVFLRPITLGGIARRTRIEHGQALPGRAASASHSWSHGVPHQEPGQHVVPYWAWAGMIFLVALLLYVARWLSEH; encoded by the coding sequence ATGGAACTGAACGACGCGTTACGGATTCCGCTGCCGCCGTCCGAGGTCTGGGACGCGTTGCAGGACCTCGCGCTGTTGCGTGCCAGCCTCGACAACTGCGAGTCGTTCGTGCGTCTCGCCCACGGCGAATACGCGCTGACGATGACTGTGCCGCTCGGCCCGTTGCGCGCGCATTATCAGGCGCACGCGCACGTTGCCGGCCAGGATTCCGGCCCGGCGGACGCGCAGCGCCGCACCATCAACTTCAAGGCACGAGCCGAGGGCATCGGCGCGTTGCGCGGTCAGATCGAAGTACGTTTGCGCGCGGATGACGGGCGCGAGCGCGGCACGCGCATCGATTACACGTTGTGGGCGACGTCGTCGGGTCCGCTCGCCGAGTTGCCGACGCGCCAGCTCGAGAACGCCTTGCGGCAGATCGCCGACGATTTTTTCGCCGAGTTCGACGCCGTCGTGCGCGCCAAGCACGGCAAGGGGCCGAACCGCGCGCGTGGCACGGCGCCGCGTCGCCAGTACGTGTTTTTGCGGCCGATCACTCTTGGCGGCATCGCGCGGCGCACGCGCATCGAGCACGGCCAGGCTCTGCCCGGACGCGCGGCAAGCGCGTCGCACAGCTGGTCGCATGGCGTGCCGCATCAAGAGCCTGGTCAGCATGTCGTGCCGTACTGGGCGTGGGCCGGGATGATCTTTCTGGTCGCGCTGTTGTTGTACGTCGCGCGCTGGCTCAGCGAGCATTGA
- a CDS encoding isochorismatase family protein — translation MNTPAPRRALIVIDVQNEYVSGDLPIEFPDVRTSLANIARAIDAARAASVPVVVVQNVAPATSPLFARGSAGAELHTVVSSRAHDHFVEKSLPSAFAGTDLADWLAARQIDTLTVTGYMTHNCDASTINHAVHAGLAVEFLHDATGSVPYENSAGFASAEEIHRVFSVVLQSRFSAVASTDQWIAALNSRAPLERGNIYASNQAARARRAVA, via the coding sequence ATGAACACACCTGCGCCGCGCCGTGCGCTGATCGTCATCGACGTGCAGAACGAATACGTGAGCGGCGACCTGCCGATCGAATTTCCGGACGTGCGCACGTCACTCGCCAACATCGCTCGCGCGATCGATGCGGCGCGCGCCGCCAGCGTGCCGGTCGTCGTCGTGCAGAACGTCGCGCCCGCCACCTCGCCGCTGTTCGCGCGCGGCAGCGCGGGTGCGGAACTGCACACGGTCGTGAGCTCGCGCGCTCATGACCATTTCGTCGAGAAGTCGCTGCCGAGTGCATTCGCCGGCACCGATCTGGCCGACTGGCTCGCCGCCCGGCAGATCGATACGCTCACCGTTACCGGCTACATGACTCACAACTGCGATGCGTCGACGATCAACCACGCGGTGCATGCCGGCCTCGCCGTCGAATTCCTGCACGACGCGACCGGCTCGGTGCCGTATGAAAACAGTGCAGGCTTCGCGAGCGCGGAGGAGATTCATCGCGTGTTCAGCGTGGTGCTGCAGTCGCGCTTCTCGGCGGTTGCGAGCACCGACCAGTGGATCGCGGCGCTAAACAGCCGCGCGCCGCTCGAGCGCGGCAACATCTATGCGTCGAATCAGGCGGCGCGAGCGCGCCGTGCGGTTGCCTGA
- a CDS encoding TetR family transcriptional regulator: protein MVRRTKEEALETRNRILDAAERIFFQKGVSRTSLADIAQAAGVTRGAIYWHFAHKSELFTEMFDRVLLPLDELKAASLDPNETDPLGRIMEICVVCLRDTANDPRRRRVFDILFLKCELVEEMGPVMERYQTNMREGLAKLEGGLRNAISKGQMPADLDTKLAAAMVHAFVGGSLRDMLFLPDATDFGAHAQQMVEVMFDGLRVSPALRRKAA from the coding sequence ATGGTCAGAAGAACCAAAGAAGAGGCGCTGGAGACGCGCAACCGCATTCTCGATGCGGCCGAACGGATCTTCTTCCAGAAGGGCGTATCGCGCACGTCGCTGGCCGATATCGCCCAGGCCGCAGGCGTGACGCGCGGCGCCATTTATTGGCACTTCGCCCACAAGAGCGAGCTCTTCACCGAAATGTTCGACCGCGTGCTGCTGCCGCTCGACGAGTTGAAGGCGGCATCGCTCGATCCCAACGAAACCGATCCGCTCGGGCGCATCATGGAAATCTGTGTGGTCTGCCTGCGCGACACCGCCAACGATCCCCGCCGTCGCCGCGTGTTCGACATCCTGTTCCTGAAGTGCGAGCTGGTCGAAGAGATGGGGCCGGTGATGGAACGCTATCAGACCAATATGCGCGAGGGGCTCGCGAAGCTCGAGGGCGGTCTGCGCAACGCGATCTCGAAAGGCCAGATGCCCGCCGACCTCGACACGAAACTTGCCGCGGCGATGGTGCACGCGTTCGTCGGCGGCTCGTTGCGCGACATGCTGTTTTTGCCCGACGCGACCGACTTCGGCGCGCACGCGCAGCAGATGGTAGAAGTGATGTTCGACGGCTTGCGCGTCAGTCCGGCGTTGCGCAGAAAGGCGGCGTAG
- a CDS encoding efflux RND transporter periplasmic adaptor subunit, whose translation MRVERVSFRLISAATAAILLAACGPKQSAPPPQTPEVGVVTLQPTTVPVVTELPGRTSAFLVAQVRARVDGIVLRREFTEGSEVKAGQRLYKIDPAPFIASLNNAKASLAKAQANLVTTTAQASRYKVLVAANAVSKQDYDNAVAAEGQAAADVAAGKAAVDTAQINLGYTDVTSPVTGQIGVSQVTPGAFVQQSAATLMATVQQLDPMYVDLTQSSLDGLKLRRDMQEGRLKTTGPGAAQVTLVLEDGRIYSEKGKLQFTDVTVDPGTGSVTVRAIFKNPNHVLLPGMFVRAKIEEGVNQNALIVPQVGVTHDQKGQPTALVVGNDNKVELRQLVTTGTFGSYWVVSNGLKPGDRVVVQGTDKARPGQQVKPVPAQLPGTPASDAAAGGAQTGQPAAQPASAASGA comes from the coding sequence ATGCGCGTCGAACGGGTTTCATTCCGCTTAATCAGTGCCGCGACGGCTGCCATCTTGCTGGCGGCGTGCGGACCAAAACAATCTGCCCCGCCGCCCCAGACGCCCGAAGTCGGCGTCGTCACCCTCCAGCCGACGACCGTGCCCGTCGTCACCGAACTCCCCGGTCGTACCAGTGCCTTCCTCGTCGCGCAAGTGCGCGCGCGGGTCGACGGCATCGTGCTGCGCCGCGAGTTCACCGAGGGTAGCGAGGTCAAGGCCGGTCAGCGTCTGTACAAGATCGATCCGGCGCCCTTCATCGCGTCGTTGAACAACGCGAAGGCATCGCTTGCCAAGGCGCAGGCGAACCTCGTGACAACCACCGCGCAGGCCAGTCGCTACAAGGTGCTGGTCGCGGCGAACGCGGTCAGCAAGCAGGACTACGACAACGCGGTCGCCGCCGAAGGCCAGGCCGCCGCCGACGTCGCCGCCGGCAAGGCCGCGGTCGATACCGCGCAGATCAACCTCGGCTATACCGACGTGACCTCGCCTGTAACCGGCCAGATCGGCGTGTCGCAGGTTACGCCGGGCGCCTTCGTGCAGCAGAGCGCGGCCACACTCATGGCCACGGTCCAGCAGCTCGATCCGATGTATGTCGACCTCACGCAATCGAGCCTCGATGGTCTGAAGCTGCGCCGCGACATGCAGGAAGGGCGTCTGAAGACGACCGGCCCGGGCGCCGCGCAGGTCACGCTGGTGCTGGAGGACGGCCGCATCTATTCCGAGAAGGGCAAGCTGCAGTTCACCGACGTGACCGTCGACCCGGGCACCGGCTCGGTCACGGTGCGCGCGATCTTCAAGAACCCGAACCACGTGCTGCTGCCGGGCATGTTCGTGCGCGCGAAGATCGAAGAGGGCGTGAACCAGAACGCGCTGATCGTGCCGCAAGTCGGCGTCACGCACGACCAGAAGGGTCAGCCCACCGCGCTCGTCGTCGGCAACGACAACAAGGTCGAGCTGCGTCAGCTCGTCACCACGGGCACCTTCGGCTCGTACTGGGTGGTGTCGAACGGCCTGAAGCCGGGTGACCGCGTGGTCGTCCAGGGCACCGACAAGGCGCGTCCCGGCCAGCAGGTCAAGCCCGTGCCGGCGCAACTGCCCGGCACCCCGGCTTCCGACGCGGCCGCTGGCGGCGCCCAGACAGGTCAACCCGCGGCTCAGCCTGCCTCCGCCGCTTCGGGCGCGTAA